A DNA window from Castanea sativa cultivar Marrone di Chiusa Pesio chromosome 7, ASM4071231v1 contains the following coding sequences:
- the LOC142643060 gene encoding MADS-box protein JOINTLESS-like: MVFSATGKLFEYASTSMQQVIKRHNLRLENLGKMDQLSLELQLENGTSYAMLSKEIEEKTHELRKIRGEELPGMDIEELQKLEKELEVGLSRVVETKGERFLEDITALQQKGAQLMEENQRLK; encoded by the exons ATGGTCTTTTCTGCTACAGGAAAGCTCTTTGAATACGCCAGCACAAG TATGCAGCAAGTAATTAAAAGGCATAATCTACGTCTAGAGAATCTTGGCAAAATGGACCAACTATCTCTTGAGCTACAG CTTGAGAACGGTACCTCCTACGCCATGTTGAGCAAGGAAATTGAGGAGAAGACACATGAACTGAG GAAGATTAGGGGAGAAGAGCTCCCTGGAATGGATATAGAAGAATTACAGAAACTAGAGAAAGAGCTTGAAGTAGGCCTCAGCCGTGTTGTAGAAACAAAG GGTGAAAGGTTTCTGGAAGACATCACTGCCCTTCAGCAAAAG GGAGCCCAACTGATGGAAGAAAACCAACGATTAAAATAG